DNA from Leptospira harrisiae:
TCACAATTGAAAAAAACATTTCTCCCCATTTAGCAAGCCTTATGTTGGGAATTGGAATTCCTATTTCCTTTGGCACCACATACGTTCTCAACTTTTTGTTGAAAGGAAACTATATTTGAACCTAAAATTTTTACTCTTACTTGTATTGGCAATGGTCTCATGGGGAATCTCTTGGCCCATCGGTAAAATGATCGCAGGAACAGTTCCTATTTCCGTATTGGTGTTTTGGAGATTTTTAGCAACCTTTCTTTCTGTGATTCCTTTACTCATTGTGATGCGGATTCCCTTTTTACTCAAAACAGGAAAAGACTATTGGAACGTTCTTGTAGGAGGAATCATTTATACTTTTTACAACCAGTTCTTTTTTATGGGTTTAAAAAATGGCCTTCCGGGAGCTGGCGGAGTTCTTGTCACCACACTCAATCCCATTGTTACTTTTTTTATTGTAGTGCTTGTACAAAAAAAACGAATTTCCAAACGCCAAGTGATTGGATTGTTTTTCGGTTTTATTGGTGGGCTTGTGATTCTGCAAGTATGGAAGATTAGTGTCGATTATTTATTGTTATCTGGGAATCTATTCTTTTTGTTATGTTCTTTTGTTTGGGCCATCCTTTCCCTCAATAGCCAATCCACTGGAAAGTCAATGTCACCAGTAACTTATAGTTTTTATGTATATGCTGTGGGTTCTGTCATTGAACTTCTATTTTGTTTCAATGATCCGAGTTTTTGGAAAGTTTGGGATATGGGTTTTTCCTTCTGGGCTTCCATCTTTTATTTAACTGTAATCTCAACTACCTTCGGAACCACTGTTTATTTTTATGCGGCAACAAGGCTTGGATCGGAAATCGCCAGTAGTTTTATTTTTATTGTCCCTCTCTCTGCTTATTTGAGCAGTTTTTTGATCTTGAATGAAGTGATACAAATTCCAGTCATCATTGGGGGAGCCTTAGCAATCCTTGCAGTATATCTAATCAATTCTAAACAAAAAAGAAAGGAACCAAACCTTTGAAGAAATTTACATCTTGGAAAAAAAGATTCAAAATTTGGTTATATAACTTTTATCCACCTTATGTAGGTGCTGGGATCCGAATCAAAGAAATTGCACCAGACTTTTCGTATTTCCGTTCCGAAATGAAATTACGATTTTATAACAGAAATTATGTGGGAGTTCATTTTGGTGGATCTCTATATTCTATGTGTGATCCATTTTTTATGTTAATTCTTTTGGAAAGATTAGGTTCTGATTATATTGTTTGGGACAAAGCAGGTAACATGATTTTTGTCAAACCGGGAATGGGAAAGGTAATAGCAGAATTTCGAATTCCGGATTCAGAGATCCGAAGGATCAAAGACGAAATCGAAGTGAAGAAAAAAGGGGATTATCTTTTTACGACTGATGTGAAAAACGAAGCAGGTGAAGTCATAGCAAAACTAGAAAAGACAGTTTATATTCGCAAACGGGGAAAACTCCCCGTTCAGAATGGATAAAGATTCTATTTTTCGCATACTTTAACCTAGCGAATGTTTTAATACTTTTTATCTTCGTCTTCTGGAATCATGGTTGCATAATACAGAAGTAAAGCATCATTTTTGGAATGAACCACTCGATTGGATTCTTCTATCATCTTCCGTTTTTCCAAAATCTTTTTACCCTTTTCCCATACTTCTTCCGGATCTTTGATTAAATAGTTTCCATCATGTCGGGAAATAAAATCTTCCACTAACATAGTACTCTGCGATACTTCGACAGAGAAATCGTTTTCGGCCAATATTTTAGCAACAATCTGATTTGGTAAAATTTTATGGTATTGTTTCCAACCTTTGGTGATACGGTAACTAAGTTCCAATGTTGGATCTTCCGTATGTGCATATTCAGAGATAGGAATTGGATCACAAAACTCTACATACACATTGGAACGTTTTGCAAGAAACCCTGCCATTCCCAACTCTTCTGGCATATTGCAGAACTGGTTGTCTTCTGGAACGGTTTCGTAAGATACAGAAATCGGAACAATCACAATCTCTGTTCCTGAACTTCGGAATGCATTCACCGCAGTTGTGAGTAGCCCCGTTTTGACTGGAACAATTCCTCCGGTCCTCGAGCGAGTACCTTCTGGATAAACAAGGGAAGGAATTCCTTGTTCTAACATCACTTGTGAATACAAAGTCAAACATTCTAAGTACAAACTGTTACGTGTTCGTTCGCGGTCCACTGCATAAGCACCAAGTGACTTTAACATCCATTCCCAAAAAGGATTCGACATTAAATTAATCCCTGCCGCATAACGAGGAACAGGTAGACCTAAATGAAATAAAGAATAAGCAACTTCTACTGAATCTAAGTGGGATCTATGTGTCGGAGCATAAAGTAAATTGTATTTAGAAGAGAGCGCCTTTACCACTTCTGTTTTCCCACCAACATGTGGGATCATTGAACCTTTCAGAAAACCGCCAGAAAAAAGTCGAATGGGAGCCACAAACCTAAGGACAGACTCCCTTACGGTGGGACTATAGTTGTCCGCAATTTCTGTTACATAAAATCGAACCAGTTCTTTAACAAGTGTGTTCTCTTCGTCTTTTTGGCAGTTTTGGAATCTTTGCCAAATTTCAAGTTCTGATTCAAACTTAACTTCATCCAACTTTTGTTTTTTACGCGTGGCTTTGGTAAGTCTTTTTTGGGTGGATTCAATGACGGCAGATGATTGTTTTTTTACACGAGTTACTGTTCCGGGTACATTGCTAATGTGTTTAAGTATCCGATCCACTAGTAAATTCTGAAAATCGATTCCCGATGTTAAGTTGAGTCCCACTTTCTTTTGAACAACGAGCGGAATATTTTTTGATTCTGTTTTTTTACCACATATCAAATCAATTAACGCATCTGGTGGTTGTTTTCTTGTGAGGACGTCAAATAAAGTTCTGTGTAACGTAAAAGGTAAACGAATTTCATTGGCTAGTTCAATAAGAATACTGAGAGCATATGTTCCCTCTACGTTATCATGCCACTTTGTAGATTCTCTTTCAATAAAAGACCTTGGTGCAAAAAAAATCTCAATTCGATCTTTGATACTAAGTTTCTCTCCACCTGACAAAAGTTCGCCGACAATTTTTTGTCCAAAACCACGATTTCTACTTTTATTACTAGTTGCAGTTGTGATAAAATCAGCAAGGCCAGATCTTCCCATGACTGTATCGGGTCTTGCACCATAACGCATCGCAAGATCTCTTACTTCTTGAAATCCTACAGATAAAATTTCTCCAAGTAAGTTTGCACCATACCGAGGAAGTAATGATACAATCCCACTAGCAATGGCCATTGGATTTTTTGCTACACCAACAATTTCCATTCCCACAACATCATCGGTAACAGAAGTATTGATAAAATTAGATGTAAGAACTTCGGAAAGAAACTCAGAAGTTTCTTTTTCATAAGATCCAATATTAAAAAAACTAAATTTTTCATCTAAAATTTCCCCAAGTAGGGACGGGCCATTGACTACAGCAACAGATGAATTTGAAAAATTTCTTTCTTTTAAATAATTTTGTAAGTATTGCGAATAGGTAATGAATCCTGTTTTTTTTCTGTTTTTAGAATCCAAAATTCCTTTGGTTAAAAAAGAAAAAACATAACTATTGGTTGGTTCTAAAACTTCCAAAAGTGCATGGACACTGTCCAAAAAAGATCGAGAAGGTACTGCCACATGAAAAACCCAATCATCTCGTCCAAAAGAATCCAAACTGGAAACGATATCGATATGATCAGGGAGATCAATTGTTTTTCCCATAATCTCTGTTTGGCGGCGTTTTTTCAGAACCTCTACTAATTCTTTGTCGGGAATCCAGAGAGTGATGGGATCAAATTTTTGAGCCAGTACGGAAGCGATGATGATACCCATTGGGCCACTTCCCAGAACTGCTTGTTTTAAGTCGTAATAAGCTATTTGCATAAAAAATTAACAATACGAATCGGTGGAAATCTCACTTTATTTGTTTGCTTGAAACGATTCGAGTCTATCGAAAAAGTATCAGGAGAGTGTAAATCGTCAAGTCACAATGATTCGAGCTGGTATTGTATTTTCAAGTCTATCCATGATTCCTGCCTTATTTGGCTGGTACCAGAATTGGCTCGGTCTCACAAAACCGCAAGAGGTCAACTTGGCCATCGCTCTCCTAGTTTCTTTTCTTTGGGTGACAGAACTTTTTCCACTCTATGTCACGGGTTTTTTAGTTTTATTTTTAGAATTGGTTTGGTTACTTCCAACATGGGGACCTGGTGCTCCAAAAACGATTACTTTTCTGTCTTGTTATTTTTCTGAGACCATTTTACTCTTCTTAGGCGGATTTGTGATTTCTTCGGCAATCACATCTTATGGTTTAGATTCAACTATTGCTCGGTTTGTGATCCAAAAAACCAAAGGTTCAGCTTTTTTACTGGTTCTCTCCTTAGGTTTTGCCACTGCTTTTTTATCTTGTTTTATGAACAATACAGCTACAGCAGCAATGATGCTTGGGCTCGTTTCTTCTATGATGAAATCATTAGAAGAGAACAATCCTCTACGAAAATCACTTCTTTTTATGGTACCATTTTCTGCCAATTTGGGTGGAATCGGAACGCCGGTAGGAACACTTCCCAATGTAATAGGAATTGGTTATCTACAGGAAAGAGGATTGGAAATCGGATTTTTGAATTGGATGGGTTTTGCCTTTCCCGTTTTCATTCTTTCCGTTTTGGCACTTGCTCTTCTTTTGTACATTGTGTACTTAAAAAAAGATAAATCAGGAAATTCTGTTGGTTCGATTCAAGTTTCGGAGGTGGACCATTCACTTTCTAAACGTGATCGTTCGATTGCTTTGGGGATTATTTCAATTACGATTTTGGGTTGGATCACTTCCGATTGGCACGGAATTTCAAACGGGACGGTGGCTTTATTTCCTGTGATTGTCTTTTTTGGATTTCGACTATTGGACTTAAAAGAATTTCGTAACCTATCTTGGGATGTTTTAATTTTGATGGGTGGTGGAATTGCCCTTGGAAAGGCTTTTGAAGAAACTGGGCTTGCAAAACATTTTGTCGAATTGTTTATGTTAGGTGATTCAGGTCAATTTG
Protein-coding regions in this window:
- a CDS encoding DMT family transporter, which codes for MNLKFLLLLVLAMVSWGISWPIGKMIAGTVPISVLVFWRFLATFLSVIPLLIVMRIPFLLKTGKDYWNVLVGGIIYTFYNQFFFMGLKNGLPGAGGVLVTTLNPIVTFFIVVLVQKKRISKRQVIGLFFGFIGGLVILQVWKISVDYLLLSGNLFFLLCSFVWAILSLNSQSTGKSMSPVTYSFYVYAVGSVIELLFCFNDPSFWKVWDMGFSFWASIFYLTVISTTFGTTVYFYAATRLGSEIASSFIFIVPLSAYLSSFLILNEVIQIPVIIGGALAILAVYLINSKQKRKEPNL
- a CDS encoding DUF4442 domain-containing protein codes for the protein MKKFTSWKKRFKIWLYNFYPPYVGAGIRIKEIAPDFSYFRSEMKLRFYNRNYVGVHFGGSLYSMCDPFFMLILLERLGSDYIVWDKAGNMIFVKPGMGKVIAEFRIPDSEIRRIKDEIEVKKKGDYLFTTDVKNEAGEVIAKLEKTVYIRKRGKLPVQNG
- a CDS encoding 1-acyl-sn-glycerol-3-phosphate acyltransferase, with the protein product MQIAYYDLKQAVLGSGPMGIIIASVLAQKFDPITLWIPDKELVEVLKKRRQTEIMGKTIDLPDHIDIVSSLDSFGRDDWVFHVAVPSRSFLDSVHALLEVLEPTNSYVFSFLTKGILDSKNRKKTGFITYSQYLQNYLKERNFSNSSVAVVNGPSLLGEILDEKFSFFNIGSYEKETSEFLSEVLTSNFINTSVTDDVVGMEIVGVAKNPMAIASGIVSLLPRYGANLLGEILSVGFQEVRDLAMRYGARPDTVMGRSGLADFITTATSNKSRNRGFGQKIVGELLSGGEKLSIKDRIEIFFAPRSFIERESTKWHDNVEGTYALSILIELANEIRLPFTLHRTLFDVLTRKQPPDALIDLICGKKTESKNIPLVVQKKVGLNLTSGIDFQNLLVDRILKHISNVPGTVTRVKKQSSAVIESTQKRLTKATRKKQKLDEVKFESELEIWQRFQNCQKDEENTLVKELVRFYVTEIADNYSPTVRESVLRFVAPIRLFSGGFLKGSMIPHVGGKTEVVKALSSKYNLLYAPTHRSHLDSVEVAYSLFHLGLPVPRYAAGINLMSNPFWEWMLKSLGAYAVDRERTRNSLYLECLTLYSQVMLEQGIPSLVYPEGTRSRTGGIVPVKTGLLTTAVNAFRSSGTEIVIVPISVSYETVPEDNQFCNMPEELGMAGFLAKRSNVYVEFCDPIPISEYAHTEDPTLELSYRITKGWKQYHKILPNQIVAKILAENDFSVEVSQSTMLVEDFISRHDGNYLIKDPEEVWEKGKKILEKRKMIEESNRVVHSKNDALLLYYATMIPEDEDKKY
- a CDS encoding SLC13 family permease codes for the protein MIRAGIVFSSLSMIPALFGWYQNWLGLTKPQEVNLAIALLVSFLWVTELFPLYVTGFLVLFLELVWLLPTWGPGAPKTITFLSCYFSETILLFLGGFVISSAITSYGLDSTIARFVIQKTKGSAFLLVLSLGFATAFLSCFMNNTATAAMMLGLVSSMMKSLEENNPLRKSLLFMVPFSANLGGIGTPVGTLPNVIGIGYLQERGLEIGFLNWMGFAFPVFILSVLALALLLYIVYLKKDKSGNSVGSIQVSEVDHSLSKRDRSIALGIISITILGWITSDWHGISNGTVALFPVIVFFGFRLLDLKEFRNLSWDVLILMGGGIALGKAFEETGLAKHFVELFMLGDSGQFGLFLFFSFLSLGLSCFLSNTSVANLILPITMGLPTHLILPAAIGATIGASLAMPLPVSTPPNALAFSYGGIRSLEMLKVGGIISIIAWTLFVTIGGFILHILGIVDFSKF